A window from Tenacibaculum singaporense encodes these proteins:
- a CDS encoding Ig-like domain-containing protein produces the protein MKNKHFILVTLFAFLVSSCARKGRPEGGPKDEAAPIMVTANPPYETIHFKDDNIRIYFDEYIVLKDLQKQLVVSPPMKNPPLITPQGTPSKYINIKILDTLQKNTTYTFNFGNAVQDNNENNKLESFKYVFSTGNYIDSLKIKGAVADAFDKKEVKEVSVLLYKLDSTYNDSIIFKKKPNYVTSTLDSTNFEFSNLREGKYLMLALKEPSNDYIFNSRTDKIGFVVDTITLPKDTLLNKPIRFFKEIQPYEFKRGKEVTKGKIQFGFEGKQEDMSIELLSEVPQNYKSFTQFEEDKDTLNYWYTPIERDSLNFIVNNQNFKDTVTVFLRKKKIDSLSVSSSVSGVLNLKDTMFIKTNNPIVSFDKSKFSLIDKDTVDVAFELKKQSINKLAVLFEKKPKYGYIFKGLPKGITDIYETTNDTLDYKFTTRTVEDYASIVLDVKNETESPVIIELLSQDKVVEKRYITSSKKIEFTLLEPKEYSVRAIVDENNNRMWDTGDFLLRKQPEKIIYYGTVFKLRANWVVENETFVIK, from the coding sequence GTGAAAAATAAACACTTTATTTTAGTAACTCTTTTCGCTTTTTTAGTAAGTAGTTGTGCACGTAAGGGACGACCAGAGGGAGGTCCAAAAGATGAAGCTGCACCAATAATGGTTACAGCAAATCCTCCTTATGAAACTATTCATTTTAAAGATGATAACATTCGTATTTATTTTGATGAGTATATTGTTTTAAAAGACCTACAAAAACAGTTGGTAGTTTCTCCGCCAATGAAAAATCCACCGTTAATTACACCACAAGGAACACCAAGTAAGTATATTAATATTAAAATATTAGACACGCTACAGAAAAATACTACTTATACTTTTAACTTTGGAAATGCAGTTCAAGATAACAACGAAAACAATAAGTTGGAGAGCTTTAAGTATGTGTTTTCAACAGGAAATTATATTGACTCTTTAAAAATTAAAGGTGCGGTAGCTGATGCTTTTGATAAAAAAGAGGTGAAAGAAGTTAGTGTTTTGTTGTATAAGCTTGATAGTACCTACAACGATTCTATTATTTTTAAGAAAAAGCCAAATTATGTAACAAGTACGTTAGATTCTACAAATTTTGAGTTTAGTAACCTGCGTGAAGGAAAGTATTTAATGTTAGCATTAAAAGAACCATCAAACGATTATATTTTTAATAGTAGAACAGATAAAATTGGTTTTGTAGTAGATACAATTACGTTACCAAAAGATACTTTGCTAAACAAACCTATTCGTTTTTTTAAAGAAATTCAGCCATATGAGTTTAAAAGAGGAAAAGAAGTAACAAAAGGAAAAATTCAGTTTGGTTTTGAAGGTAAGCAGGAAGATATGAGTATTGAACTGTTATCGGAAGTTCCACAAAACTACAAGTCATTCACTCAGTTTGAGGAAGATAAAGATACACTCAATTATTGGTATACACCTATAGAGAGAGATTCATTGAATTTTATAGTGAATAATCAGAATTTTAAAGATACTGTAACTGTGTTTTTAAGAAAAAAGAAAATTGACTCTTTATCTGTGTCATCTAGTGTAAGTGGAGTTCTAAACCTAAAAGACACCATGTTTATCAAAACAAACAACCCAATTGTTTCTTTTGATAAATCTAAATTCTCATTAATTGATAAAGATACTGTTGATGTAGCTTTTGAGTTGAAAAAGCAGTCGATTAATAAACTAGCTGTATTGTTTGAAAAGAAACCTAAATATGGCTACATCTTTAAGGGATTACCTAAAGGAATAACTGATATTTATGAAACTACGAACGATACGTTAGATTATAAATTCACAACGCGTACAGTAGAAGATTATGCAAGTATTGTGTTGGATGTTAAAAACGAAACAGAATCTCCTGTTATTATTGAACTATTAAGCCAAGATAAGGTAGTAGAAAAAAGATATATTACTTCGTCTAAAAAAATAGAATTTACCTTATTAGAACCCAAAGAATATAGTGTTAGAGCTATAGTTGATGAAAATAACAATCGTATGTGGGATACTGGAGATTTCTTATTAAGAAAACAGCCAGAGAAAATCATCTATTATGGAACAGTATTTAAATTAAGGGCTAATTGGGTGGTAGAAAATGAAACATTTGTAATTAAGTAA
- a CDS encoding DinB family protein produces the protein MESTTSTLLEQVITPSELLAHWQGHRGLTRRTIEAFPEEAFFNYSIGGMRTFADMVMELLGIAGPGIKEIATGEIQELIEDVDHGNKKTKILELWDEATDEINTYWAQIKPDQFQQKIKIFGQYEGTVWSSIFYFIDNEIHHRGQAYVYLRALDIEPPYFYER, from the coding sequence ATGGAATCAACAACAAGCACATTATTAGAACAAGTAATTACACCTTCTGAGTTATTAGCACATTGGCAAGGACATCGAGGTTTAACCCGAAGAACTATTGAAGCTTTTCCTGAGGAAGCCTTTTTTAATTACTCTATAGGAGGTATGCGCACTTTTGCTGATATGGTTATGGAACTTTTAGGTATAGCTGGACCTGGTATTAAAGAAATTGCTACTGGAGAAATTCAAGAATTAATTGAAGACGTTGACCACGGCAACAAAAAAACAAAAATTCTTGAACTTTGGGATGAAGCTACTGATGAAATAAACACCTATTGGGCACAGATAAAACCTGATCAATTTCAACAAAAGATTAAAATTTTTGGTCAATATGAAGGTACGGTTTGGTCATCAATATTCTATTTTATTGACAATGAAATCCATCATCGCGGACAAGCCTATGTGTATTTGCGCGCTTTAGATATTGAACCTCCATATTTTTATGAACGTTAA
- a CDS encoding metallophosphoesterase, whose product MSRWLVTVIIISAIIIVFEAYAFQAIKTLTRSKIIRYGWLLIGLLAYIHFFYVIFGYDRSSGQTREFQWAMGMLLLVLVPKVVIFLLMFGEDVVRWSQKGISFLFKEETKDLVGRRAFISKLALGLAALPFASMLYGIFKGKYNYKVLKYQLSFKDLPEAFDGLTISHITDIHSGSFDNKEKIKYGVDLINEQESDMILFTGDIVNNFAHEMDDWISMFSELKAPMGKYSILGNHDYGDYSDWKTPEDKKANFQAVKDIHPKIGFDLLLNEHRYIEKDGQKIALIGVENWGKGFNKAGDLQVASKDVQQNDFKILLSHDPSHWEYKVKEDDFNYHLTLSGHTHGLQFGIEIPGWIKWSPSKYVYKQWAGLYKEFDRYINVNRGFGYHAFPGRVGIWPEITVIELKKA is encoded by the coding sequence ATGTCTCGTTGGTTAGTAACAGTTATTATAATATCCGCAATAATTATTGTGTTTGAAGCGTATGCTTTTCAAGCAATAAAAACACTTACAAGAAGTAAAATTATTCGTTATGGATGGTTATTAATTGGGTTATTAGCTTACATACACTTTTTTTATGTGATTTTTGGTTATGATAGGAGTTCGGGGCAAACAAGAGAGTTTCAATGGGCAATGGGAATGCTTTTACTTGTTTTAGTTCCTAAGGTGGTGATTTTCTTATTGATGTTTGGTGAAGATGTGGTTAGATGGTCTCAAAAGGGAATCTCATTTTTGTTTAAAGAAGAAACCAAAGACTTGGTTGGTAGAAGAGCTTTCATATCAAAACTAGCTTTAGGGTTGGCAGCACTACCTTTTGCAAGTATGCTGTATGGTATTTTTAAAGGAAAATACAATTACAAAGTGCTAAAATACCAGTTAAGTTTTAAAGATTTACCAGAGGCTTTTGATGGGCTTACCATATCTCACATTACCGATATTCACTCAGGAAGTTTTGATAATAAAGAAAAAATTAAATATGGAGTAGATTTGATTAACGAGCAGGAATCTGACATGATTTTATTTACAGGAGATATTGTAAATAATTTTGCTCATGAAATGGACGATTGGATATCAATGTTTTCTGAATTGAAAGCCCCAATGGGAAAATACTCTATTTTAGGTAATCATGATTATGGTGATTATTCTGATTGGAAAACTCCAGAAGATAAAAAAGCAAATTTCCAAGCAGTAAAAGATATTCACCCTAAAATAGGATTTGATTTATTGTTAAATGAGCATAGATATATTGAAAAAGATGGGCAAAAAATAGCATTGATAGGAGTAGAGAACTGGGGAAAGGGTTTTAACAAAGCGGGTGATTTACAAGTAGCTTCTAAAGATGTACAACAAAACGATTTTAAAATTTTATTATCTCACGATCCAAGCCATTGGGAGTATAAAGTAAAAGAAGACGATTTTAATTATCATTTAACTTTAAGCGGGCATACGCATGGTTTACAGTTTGGGATTGAAATTCCTGGTTGGATAAAATGGAGTCCGTCAAAATATGTTTATAAACAATGGGCAGGATTGTATAAAGAGTTTGATAGATACATTAACGTAAATAGAGGTTTTGGATATCATGCCTTTCCTGGTAGAGTAGGAATTTGGCCAGAAATTACTGTAATTGAGTTAAAAAAAGCCTGA
- a CDS encoding polysaccharide deacetylase family protein: protein MRLYFIKTPRILKRLFAKYTWSFFSTQKEIFLTFDDGPIPEVTEFVLDQLNEFNAKATFFCIGDNIRKYPAVFSRIVNEGHSVGNHTFNHLNGWKNSNTAYIDNISKCENLLSHQKTKLFRPPYGKIKRKQAKQLLANDYKIIMWDVLSADFDPTITKEECLQNVLRNVENGSIIVFHDSIKASDKLYYALPKVLKEFSLQGYKFKAIS, encoded by the coding sequence ATGAGGTTATATTTTATAAAGACACCACGTATACTTAAACGTTTATTCGCTAAATATACGTGGTCTTTTTTTTCTACTCAAAAAGAAATCTTTCTAACCTTTGATGATGGACCTATTCCAGAAGTAACGGAATTTGTACTTGATCAACTGAATGAATTCAATGCAAAAGCTACTTTTTTTTGTATTGGTGATAATATTCGAAAATACCCGGCTGTTTTTTCAAGAATTGTTAATGAAGGACACTCGGTAGGAAACCACACTTTTAATCATTTAAACGGCTGGAAAAACAGCAATACAGCTTATATTGACAACATAAGCAAATGCGAAAACTTATTATCGCATCAAAAAACAAAACTATTTCGTCCTCCTTACGGAAAAATAAAAAGAAAACAAGCCAAGCAACTTCTAGCAAATGACTATAAAATTATTATGTGGGATGTATTATCAGCAGATTTTGATCCGACTATTACTAAAGAAGAATGTTTACAAAACGTACTTAGAAATGTAGAAAATGGGAGTATTATCGTTTTTCACGATAGTATAAAAGCTAGCGATAAATTATATTATGCGCTTCCAAAAGTTCTAAAAGAATTTTCGTTGCAAGGTTATAAGTTTAAGGCAATTTCTTAA
- a CDS encoding helix-turn-helix transcriptional regulator → MSLDTVKRFDRIVAILIQLQSKRIVKAQELADRFEVSLRTIYRDIRTLEASGVPIISEAGVGYSIMEGYRLPPVMFTREEVGSFVAAEKLMQKFVDKSLGNYYESAMMKLKSVLRGREKDWISALESQILVDPTNKLFNDSLPNALETLFESIAEKRQVFLKYQAVNREAPSERFVEPVGIYHESGFWYVLAFCHLRSDYRQFRTDRMLAIKSTEHNFTREHITLDEYRSQYENIPKTKVVISVDKSVVRYINNSKMQHGFISEKVKGNQVEMTFMTSYVEHGFSRWYIVFSDYAKIIEPESLKHQVKEILEKAITKL, encoded by the coding sequence ATGAGTTTAGACACGGTAAAACGTTTTGATAGAATTGTGGCAATACTTATTCAGTTACAATCTAAACGTATAGTAAAAGCACAAGAATTGGCTGATAGATTTGAGGTAAGCTTACGTACCATTTATCGTGATATACGAACGCTTGAAGCATCAGGTGTGCCTATAATAAGTGAGGCTGGTGTTGGTTATTCTATTATGGAAGGGTACCGTTTGCCTCCTGTTATGTTTACTAGAGAAGAAGTAGGAAGTTTTGTGGCTGCCGAAAAACTAATGCAGAAGTTTGTAGATAAATCATTAGGAAACTACTATGAGTCTGCTATGATGAAGTTAAAATCAGTGCTACGTGGTCGTGAAAAAGATTGGATTTCTGCCTTAGAATCACAAATATTGGTGGATCCTACAAATAAATTATTCAACGATAGTTTACCAAATGCACTTGAAACCTTGTTTGAAAGTATTGCTGAAAAAAGGCAGGTATTTTTAAAATATCAGGCGGTAAATAGAGAAGCACCTTCTGAACGTTTTGTGGAACCTGTGGGTATTTATCACGAATCAGGATTTTGGTATGTATTGGCTTTTTGCCATTTAAGAAGCGACTACAGGCAATTTAGAACCGATAGAATGTTAGCGATAAAATCAACTGAACATAATTTTACCAGAGAACACATTACGTTAGATGAATACCGTAGTCAGTATGAAAATATACCAAAAACAAAAGTTGTTATTTCTGTTGATAAAAGTGTGGTGCGATATATTAACAATAGTAAAATGCAACACGGTTTTATCTCTGAAAAAGTAAAAGGAAACCAAGTAGAAATGACATTCATGACATCTTATGTTGAACATGGTTTTTCAAGATGGTATATTGTGTTTTCAGATTATGCCAAAATAATTGAACCTGAAAGTTTAAAACATCAGGTAAAAGAGATTTTAGAAAAGGCAATTACTAAACTTTAA
- the polA gene encoding DNA polymerase I, translated as MANQKRLFLLDAYALIFRGYYAFIKNPRINSKGLDTSAIMGFTNSLLDVIKREKPDYLAVCFDKGGSTDRVEAFEDYKANRQETPEAIRLAVPYIEKILGAMNIPAIVKEGYEADDIIGTLAKKAEKEGLHTYMVTPDKDFAQLVSDNIFMYRPPRMGNGYEKWGVEEVKTKFGVENPLQVIDFLGMMGDSVDNIPGLPGVGEKTAKKFLAAYGSMEGLFENIHELKGKMKEKVEANQELGLLSKKLATIMLDVPVELELDKLVFEQPNIEATKEIFTELEFRRLTENFLKTFAPSEETTAVVEKPKTTKTSASGQFDLFAAPGSGSANKDTNINGFKTIENTNHFYQLIDTSLSRKLLLEKLTQQNSVCFDTETTGLKALEVELIGIAFSWEVGKGYYVSFPENQEETKVILEEFRSFFEAENIEKIGHNLKYDIKVLSNYNMPVKGNLFDTMIAHYLINPDMRHNMDVLAETYLNYQPVSITELIGKKGKNQLSMRQVDLAKQTEYAVEDADITYQLKEHFSKELESGNVTKLFNEVETPLVSVLTAMEIEGINLDTDFLKTLSKALSKDISQLEQNIYEQAGEEFNIASPKQLGPILFDKLKLVDKPKKTKTGQYSTAEDVLSYLAKDHQIVADILKYRQYKKLQSTYVDALPNEINPKTGRVHTVYAQAVAATGRLSSNNPNLQNIPIRTKRGQEVRKAFIPRNEDYVLLAADYSQIELRIIAALSEEETMIKAFQHGEDIHASTAAKVFNVPIEEVTREQRSNAKTVNFGIIYGVSAFGLSNQTDLSRKESKELIDTYYATYPKLRNYISKQVDFAREHGYVETVLHRRRYLKDINSRNAIVRGAAERNAVNAPIQGSAADIIKLAMINIYKRFEQENFKSKMLLQVHDELVFDAHKDELDIIKPIIKQEMENAFKMSVPLDVEIDTGANWLEAH; from the coding sequence ATGGCAAATCAAAAACGACTTTTTTTACTCGACGCGTACGCTTTAATTTTTAGAGGGTATTATGCCTTTATTAAAAACCCACGTATCAACTCTAAAGGGTTAGACACCTCAGCTATTATGGGGTTTACCAACTCTTTACTAGATGTAATAAAGCGTGAAAAGCCAGATTATTTAGCCGTTTGTTTCGACAAAGGAGGAAGTACTGACCGCGTTGAAGCTTTTGAAGATTATAAAGCAAACCGACAAGAAACACCTGAAGCCATTCGTTTAGCCGTTCCTTACATTGAAAAAATATTAGGAGCCATGAACATACCTGCCATTGTAAAAGAAGGATACGAAGCCGATGATATTATTGGTACGCTGGCTAAAAAAGCTGAGAAAGAAGGACTACACACCTACATGGTAACGCCTGATAAAGATTTTGCTCAACTGGTTTCTGATAATATTTTTATGTACCGCCCACCTCGTATGGGAAATGGATATGAAAAGTGGGGTGTTGAAGAAGTAAAAACTAAGTTTGGTGTGGAAAACCCGTTGCAAGTAATTGACTTTTTGGGAATGATGGGGGATTCTGTTGATAATATCCCTGGATTACCTGGTGTTGGTGAAAAAACAGCCAAGAAGTTTCTTGCTGCTTATGGTAGTATGGAAGGTTTGTTTGAAAACATCCATGAGTTAAAAGGAAAAATGAAAGAAAAGGTAGAAGCTAATCAAGAATTAGGCTTGCTTTCTAAAAAACTAGCGACTATTATGCTAGATGTTCCTGTTGAATTAGAATTGGATAAATTGGTTTTTGAGCAACCCAATATTGAAGCTACTAAAGAAATTTTTACTGAATTAGAATTCCGTCGTTTAACGGAAAACTTCTTAAAAACATTTGCTCCTTCTGAAGAAACTACTGCTGTAGTAGAAAAACCTAAAACAACAAAGACTAGTGCCTCAGGTCAATTCGATTTATTTGCAGCTCCTGGTAGTGGAAGTGCTAATAAAGACACAAATATTAATGGTTTTAAAACAATTGAGAACACGAATCATTTCTATCAATTAATAGATACATCTCTTTCAAGAAAATTATTGTTAGAGAAACTAACGCAACAAAATTCTGTGTGTTTTGATACTGAAACAACTGGATTAAAAGCCTTAGAAGTTGAACTAATTGGAATTGCTTTTTCTTGGGAAGTAGGTAAAGGATACTATGTTTCATTTCCAGAAAATCAAGAAGAAACAAAAGTCATCTTAGAAGAATTTCGTTCATTTTTTGAAGCTGAAAACATTGAAAAAATTGGTCATAATTTAAAATACGATATCAAAGTATTGTCAAATTACAACATGCCTGTAAAAGGGAATTTGTTTGACACCATGATTGCGCATTACCTTATCAATCCTGATATGCGTCATAATATGGATGTACTTGCTGAAACCTACTTAAATTACCAACCTGTTTCTATTACAGAATTGATTGGTAAGAAAGGTAAAAATCAACTTTCAATGCGACAAGTTGACTTAGCAAAACAAACCGAATATGCAGTTGAAGATGCTGACATCACCTATCAGTTAAAAGAGCACTTTTCTAAAGAGTTGGAAAGTGGTAATGTTACCAAGTTATTTAACGAAGTAGAAACACCATTAGTTTCTGTATTAACAGCCATGGAAATTGAAGGTATTAATTTAGATACTGACTTCTTAAAAACACTTTCAAAAGCCTTATCTAAAGACATCTCACAACTTGAGCAAAACATATACGAACAAGCCGGTGAAGAATTTAACATTGCATCGCCAAAGCAATTAGGACCTATTCTATTTGACAAGTTAAAACTAGTTGATAAACCTAAAAAAACTAAAACAGGGCAGTATTCTACAGCAGAAGATGTGCTTTCTTATTTAGCGAAAGATCATCAAATTGTAGCTGATATTTTAAAATATCGTCAGTATAAAAAATTACAAAGTACCTACGTTGATGCGCTTCCTAATGAAATCAACCCTAAAACTGGAAGAGTGCATACCGTATACGCTCAGGCTGTAGCAGCTACAGGACGCTTAAGTTCTAACAACCCGAACTTACAGAACATTCCTATCCGTACAAAACGTGGACAAGAAGTACGTAAAGCTTTTATTCCGAGAAATGAAGATTATGTATTGTTAGCTGCTGATTACAGTCAAATTGAATTACGAATTATCGCTGCTTTAAGCGAGGAAGAAACCATGATTAAAGCCTTTCAACATGGTGAAGACATTCACGCGTCTACTGCTGCAAAAGTATTCAACGTTCCTATTGAAGAAGTAACCCGCGAGCAACGTAGCAATGCTAAAACGGTAAACTTCGGAATTATTTATGGAGTTTCTGCTTTCGGATTGAGTAATCAAACCGATTTGTCTCGTAAAGAATCAAAAGAATTAATTGACACCTATTATGCAACCTATCCGAAACTAAGAAATTATATTTCTAAACAAGTAGATTTTGCTCGTGAACACGGGTATGTAGAAACTGTTTTACATCGTCGTCGTTATTTAAAAGACATCAATTCTCGTAATGCTATTGTTCGTGGTGCTGCAGAAAGAAATGCTGTGAACGCTCCTATTCAAGGTTCAGCTGCCGACATCATTAAACTTGCCATGATTAATATTTACAAGCGATTTGAACAAGAAAACTTCAAGTCGAAAATGTTACTACAAGTACATGATGAATTGGTTTTTGACGCACATAAAGATGAATTAGATATTATTAAACCGATTATTAAACAGGAAATGGAAAACGCCTTTAAAATGAGCGTTCCGTTAGATGTTGAAATAGATACAGGAGCTAATTGGTTAGAGGCGCATTAA
- a CDS encoding ComF family protein codes for MQFLKEIFYLFYPNLCVNCEITLLQNETFLCTICKNDLPIIDDNKHTNVTLMSNFYGKVPIQAVHSFLFYKKKGVTQKLIHQLKYKNQPEIGIFIADWFGERLKALNTFVDVDCIIPVPLHSKKLKNRGYNQVTMFGERLSDILNVEYKPDILIRTSKTKTQTLKQRFERFSNNKTKFKLVDTTLFENKHVLLIDDVITTGATLEACANELLKAQNIKISVATMAYTQKD; via the coding sequence ATGCAATTTTTAAAAGAGATATTCTACTTATTCTATCCCAATTTATGTGTAAACTGTGAAATAACGTTGTTACAAAACGAAACATTCCTGTGTACTATCTGTAAAAACGACTTACCAATTATAGACGATAATAAGCATACAAATGTTACATTAATGTCAAATTTTTATGGAAAAGTACCAATACAAGCCGTACATTCTTTTCTTTTTTATAAAAAGAAAGGAGTTACCCAAAAATTGATCCATCAATTAAAGTATAAGAATCAGCCAGAAATTGGAATATTCATAGCCGATTGGTTTGGAGAGAGGTTAAAAGCATTAAATACTTTTGTAGATGTAGATTGCATTATTCCAGTACCATTACATTCAAAAAAGCTTAAAAATAGAGGATACAACCAAGTAACCATGTTTGGAGAACGATTAAGTGATATTTTGAATGTTGAGTATAAGCCAGATATTCTTATAAGAACTTCCAAAACTAAAACGCAAACATTAAAACAACGATTTGAACGGTTTTCTAATAACAAAACAAAGTTTAAACTTGTTGACACCACACTTTTTGAAAATAAACATGTTTTACTTATTGATGATGTTATTACTACAGGAGCAACATTAGAAGCTTGTGCAAATGAACTTTTAAAAGCGCAAAACATAAAGATAAGTGTTGCTACAATGGCGTATACACAAAAAGACTAA
- a CDS encoding thioredoxin family protein, translated as MTKFGEIISINKPVLIDFYADWSELEPSLDTLRDVAAALGDKAKVIKIDIKKNEVLADALRVKGNPTFMIYKNGEMKWRQTGEQDANTLIGLVQQFV; from the coding sequence ATGACAAAGTTTGGTGAAATTATAAGCATTAACAAACCTGTGTTAATCGATTTTTATGCAGATTGGAGTGAGTTAGAACCTAGTTTAGACACACTTCGTGATGTAGCTGCTGCACTAGGTGATAAAGCCAAAGTAATTAAAATAGATATTAAAAAGAATGAAGTTCTAGCTGATGCCTTACGTGTCAAAGGAAATCCAACTTTTATGATTTATAAAAATGGAGAAATGAAATGGCGCCAAACAGGAGAGCAAGATGCTAATACGTTAATAGGATTAGTTCAGCAGTTTGTTTAA